The DNA region GATCCAGGATTTTACAAAGCATATTTTCAAAGAGCACATTTGTATATGTCTTCGGGTGATATTGATAATGCTATCAGTGATTTTAGTGCTGGGCTAGAAATTAAACAAGATGCTTATGCCTATTTGTTAAGAGCATCTGCATACGATACCAAAGAAATGTTTGAGCAGTCATCAAGAGATTATAGCAAGGTAATTAAACTTGAATCTGATCCTGGCATCCTGTATTTTGCCCATTTGAATCGCGGGTCAGCATTCAATTATTTAGAGAGATATTCGGAAGCTGTTGAAGATTTCACAAAAGCTATGGAAATAAATCCGGAAGATCCCAAAGCATTTAGAGGAAGAGCCATTGCTTACTTTCATCTTAACCAGATTGATAAATCAATAGATGACTGGTCAACCGTGATAAAGCTAACGCCTGATGACGCAGAACCTTATAAAAAGAGAGCTTCCTTATATTTTCAGATTGATAGATCTATAGATGCAATTAAGGACTCTACTAAATCAATTGAGCTTGATCATAATGATATTGAGTCCTATATAATCCGGGGTTCCTCCTATCTTAAAGAAAGTGATGTCATAAAAGCAAAAACAGATCTGCAATTCGCTAAAAATAAGGGAAATGAAGCAGCAGCTCAACTTTTAATAGAGATCGATATGATGTTTGATGTAGATACTTTGCTCGAAAAGGGTAATAAGGCTCTGCTGGAAAAAGATTATGAAAGTGCCTTCAATCATCTATCCAAGGCACAGGCGGTCTCTAATGCGCCCAATGTTCTAACGTCATTAGCAACTGCCTTAAAGCACCTTGGCAGATTTGAAGATGCCATATTCTGTTTAGAAAAAGCTTTAAACGAAACTTCAGATCCGGAAACACTGGGTTCGGTCACTTATAATTTAGGGAATATTTTCCGGGAAACAGACAGATTTGAGGATGCCATCAAGTGGTATATCAAATCAATTAAATTCCGCCCTGATCATATAGGCGTACACTATAATCTTGGAATGTCTTATGAAGCAATCGAAGAACATGACCTCGCTATAAAAGAATTGGAGACAGTTTTACAGATAGATCCCAAACTGAATGACGTAAGAAGCCGGATTGAACTCATCAAAGAAACCGGGAATGATATCCGAAGTGAAAAAATACCGGATAGTGCGGGTGATTCACATTTTCTGCCGGAAAATAAAGAGCTTAGAGAAAATATAGCTCGTGCTACAGAAATGTGTGCCAGGGACGATGAATTCGAAGAGATAATTTTCCATTTAGAAAAGATATTGAAAATTGATCCTGAGTGCAGTGATCCTGAGTTTTTACTTGTTGCTTGTATTGTATATAGCGGAATTGCCTTGAAGTTGAAGGATTTTTCGCCAGAAGCTAAAAATGCCGTAAAATTTGGCAGAAAATTGCTGGCTATTGAAGAAAAGAAATCCAATCCATCTGATGATATATTATTTTCAGCTTATCGAGCTCTATTATTGGGTTATTTTAGACTTAATGAATATGATCAGGCAAAGGAATTTGGCACAAAAGCATTAAAGATTATACCGGATTCTGAAGTCATAATAAAATTGATGGAGTGGCTGCAGGCAAATAGGACCAGTGAAGATACTATCCCCTCAATTCAAACTCCTGCCAAGCCCAAAGCAGGATGTCTCGGGACAATATTTTTGATGTTGTTTTATTGCTCATGTTTTTTATATTTGTTATTATAAGAAATCACTGTCATCCAGTTAAGCATTAAGTAGGTTCATAATTAGTATAAAACTTACGTTAAGCATCAGAAAAAGTAAAAGAAGAACTTGCACAGCTAACGGTACTCCGGAAGTGGGGCGAGAACTACGTGCAGTTATCAGCAGCAATTCATATTATTACCTTCTTCTTTTTCAGGGATTTGTTGGTAGCGGTCGTTATCTGCGCCCCACCTGGAAATACCCGGCGGTGCACATATAACTTAGTGACATTAGTGGTTAATGATCTTCTTTGTTTTGTGGACGGAATGGACAGGGTGGACGGTGTAGGAAGACTTAAAAAAGCTGATGGATAAGATTATACTTGACTAATTATCACACATAAATCTAATTTATAAAGAGTATTAAAAATAAACGATTAAACGAAGGGAAAAATGTTATTACGATGTGTGCTGACTGTTATTTTTTTAAATGCAATAAATGTACTATTTTGCCAGGTAGTGATAAATGAGCTGTATTATGATCATCCAGGTGGTGATGATGGTGAGGAATGGGTGGAATTATATAATACCAGCAGTGAAGCGATCAATCTTGAGTATTGGAGAATCGAAAAGGGAGGGAGTGAGTTTGAAACTGTTTTGTTTCTTCCGTTTATCATAATCGAAGGAAATGGATATTTACTTATTGGTGAATCTAATGTGCCGGGTGCAGATATTTACGCTGAACTGGTTTTTCAAAACGGAGGTAGCACTACGGATGGGGTAAGGTTGGTATCTGGTTTCGGTCCCTGGACAGATACAGTTCTTTATGATTCACCAAATTCTAATGAGCTTATCGATGATACGGGGTTTGCCGGGGTCAGTTTTGCTCCAGATGTGACAGCAGGACATTCGCTGGGTAGAATCCCCAATGGATATGACAGCAATCAGGGAAGTGACTGGCAGGAATGTGAAAATCTTAGTCCCGGGACAGCTAATATAATCAGCATTGATCTGGAGATCAGCGAGGCGGAGTTAACGTTAATTGATGGCAATATTTGCTTATACACAGTGGTCCATAATCTATCCACAGGGGGTGTGGATAACTCTGTAGGCAGCCTTGATATTTACTTTAATAATCAACCATTTGAGAGTTTGCCGATAAACGAAATATCAGGAAATGAGAGTCTGGAATACAGTTATGAATTAGGCGAATCAGTAGCTGGATACTCTCAGACAGAATTAATCATTAACTCCATATATGACAATAACTTGGAAAACAATATATCAGGATGCTCGATCCTTATTGAAATGAGTCCCTTGTGGTATAATGAATTGATGATCAAGCCTTTAGGAAATGACTGTGAATGGGTGGAGATAATTGTTGATAACTATGTGGATAACTTTGTGGATAACTTGTATATTCGTGATGCTGTGGGCAATACAGGGAGTTTTGCTGCTGCTGATCTGGGGGAAGGATTTCTGGTGATATGTGATGAGCCGGAAAGTTTGATAGCTAATTATGGACTTACTGCAAGTCAGGTGATAGAGAGTGAACAATTGCCTGGAATGAATAATGAAGGAGATATACTATATCTGGAAGATGAGTGGGGAACGCTGCTGGATATGGTGGAATATGGTGCCCTAGCAGGAAATGAAGAGGGAATAAGCTGGGAAAGGATCAATCCTCTATCAGATGATAGCGACTGGGGGCATTGCATTAGTGAATCTGGTCAAACTGCGGGATATGCTAACAGTCTGATGCAGGGAATGATCGATCTGGCGCTGGATTTGAAGGGGGTTAATCTGCAGGAAGAATATCTGGAGCATCATCTGCTGGTGACCAGTGCGGGAATTGAACAAGTGGATGATGCTGAGCTGGTGATAAGCTGGCAGGTGTTTTCAGGCGGAAATTATGGAAGCTATTCAGAGAATATAATAATTGATTCTGACAGTTTGGAAATTGTAATAAACACAGAACTGCCGGGCAGTGGGTTTTATGAATACACCTATCAGCTGGAGGTAGAGGGCGATACAGATCTGAGCAATAATGTAGTAGTGAATTATTTTAATCAGGGTAGTCTGGGCTGGGTGATCAATGAGATCATGTATCACCCGAAAGCCGGGGAGCCGGAATGGCTGGAACTTAAGAGGAATGTGGGATATGGCATGGCAGATAATTTATGGGTAATAGTGGATGATGACAGCTGTGAGATCGCTGCTGCGGGAGAATATGTAATTGTAACCGGATCAGAATCTGATGTGGAGGAGATGTGGGGATTATATGGAGAGGATCTGGAAATATCTGAGGGATTGAAGAGGCTAACTGATAGTGGCTGTGAGATAGGTATAAAAGATATGTATGGCAATATAATAGAATTATTCAGCTATGATCCAGACTGGAACCAGTCAATTCAGGGAGTATCCATTGAACGGGTAAATCCGCTTTTACCGGCGAGTGAAGACAACTGGAGCCGCAGTGTGTCAGAATGCACTCCCGGAGAAGCAAACAGCATTTATACAGAATTACCAGTGACAGGATCGAAATTGACTATCACTCCAGAGGTATTTTGTCCGAGGGATGGTGAACATACAGTGATCAGTTATCAAAACAGCGAGAATCTTAATCTGGTGAGAATAGCTATCTATGATCTGAAAGGGCGAAAGATATGTAAATTAGTTGATCATGAATACCAGGGAGCCAATGGGTATTACATCTGGGACGGAAGAAATGAAGCAGGTAAAATCGTAAAAATGGGAATTTACATAATCCTTTTTGAGACTTCAGCAGCAGGTAATATAAAAGTAGAGAAAAAGACGGTAGTAGTAAAAAGATAGGAGCTAATATGTATGGAAAAACAGTGTCTTATGCTATCCAGGGCATAAATGCCAAACCGGTAGTGGTGGAAGCTGATATTAAGGGAGGGACCAATAAATTCAGCATAGTAGGTTTACCTTCCAATTCCATCAAGGAAAGTAAAGACCGCGTCTGGTCAGCAATCAAAAATTCAGGGTTCAGATTTGGTTCTCATAATTACACAGTGAATCTGGCACCGGCAGATGTGAAGAAGGAAGGTGTTTCATTAGACCTGCCTATAGCCGTATCAGTATTATTGGCTGAGCATCAGATAAGGATCTCGCGCAAAGGGGTATATGTGCTGGTGGGAGAGCTGTCACTTGATGGGGAGCTAAGGGCAGTACGGGGAGTGTTATCCATTGCCACTGCATGTTTTGCAGATAAGGTGGAAGGTATCATAGTGCCCTGGGAAAATGCCAGAGAAGCAGCAATAATAGATGGGCTGCGCGTTTATCCGGGAACTCATTTGCGAGAGGTAACGGAATTTCTGGAAGGTAAAATAGAAATAGAACCCTATCAGATAGATCGTGATAAGATATTTGCAGAGGAATCAGAAAATATTCTTGATATGTATGACGTGAAGGGTCAATATCATGTAAAACGAGCTCTGGAGGTGGCAGCAGCAGGAGGGCACAATATTTTGATGATAGGACCTCCGGGTTCAGGAAAAACCATGCTGGCAAAGTGCTTTCCCACCATACTGCCTGATCTGACTATTAATGAAGCTCTGGAAACAACCAAGATCCACTCCGTGAGTGGTCTGGTTGATAGTAAAACTGGTATCATCAGGCGAAGACCTTATAGATCTCCTCACCACACTATCAGTGATATCGCTTTGATAGGAGGTGGCAGCTATCCAAAGCCGGGAGAGGTATCACTGGCGCATAATGGAGTACTTTTTCTGGATGAATTACCGGAATTCAAGAAGTCTGTGCTGGAAGTATTGCGTCAGCCGCTGGAAGATGAGGTGGTAACAATTTCAAGAGCAACTCAAAGCCTGGAATTTCCAGCAAAATTTATGCTTGTGGCATCAATGAACCCTTGTCCCTGCGGATATTATGGCAGCTCAATAGAAGGACATAGTTGCAGTTGTTCAGTAGCAAATATCCAGCGCTACCGGGCAAAAATATCAGGACCTTTATTAGATAGGATAGATATTCATGTAGAAGTTCCGGCAGTG from Candidatus Stygibacter australis includes:
- a CDS encoding tetratricopeptide repeat protein — its product is MENTDKIKSLYEKGSKLVEEDQTEEAIAIFNEIISLDPGFYKAYFQRAHLYMSSGDIDNAISDFSAGLEIKQDAYAYLLRASAYDTKEMFEQSSRDYSKVIKLESDPGILYFAHLNRGSAFNYLERYSEAVEDFTKAMEINPEDPKAFRGRAIAYFHLNQIDKSIDDWSTVIKLTPDDAEPYKKRASLYFQIDRSIDAIKDSTKSIELDHNDIESYIIRGSSYLKESDVIKAKTDLQFAKNKGNEAAAQLLIEIDMMFDVDTLLEKGNKALLEKDYESAFNHLSKAQAVSNAPNVLTSLATALKHLGRFEDAIFCLEKALNETSDPETLGSVTYNLGNIFRETDRFEDAIKWYIKSIKFRPDHIGVHYNLGMSYEAIEEHDLAIKELETVLQIDPKLNDVRSRIELIKETGNDIRSEKIPDSAGDSHFLPENKELRENIARATEMCARDDEFEEIIFHLEKILKIDPECSDPEFLLVACIVYSGIALKLKDFSPEAKNAVKFGRKLLAIEEKKSNPSDDILFSAYRALLLGYFRLNEYDQAKEFGTKALKIIPDSEVIIKLMEWLQANRTSEDTIPSIQTPAKPKAGCLGTIFLMLFYCSCFLYLLL
- a CDS encoding lamin tail domain-containing protein, with translation MLTVIFLNAINVLFCQVVINELYYDHPGGDDGEEWVELYNTSSEAINLEYWRIEKGGSEFETVLFLPFIIIEGNGYLLIGESNVPGADIYAELVFQNGGSTTDGVRLVSGFGPWTDTVLYDSPNSNELIDDTGFAGVSFAPDVTAGHSLGRIPNGYDSNQGSDWQECENLSPGTANIISIDLEISEAELTLIDGNICLYTVVHNLSTGGVDNSVGSLDIYFNNQPFESLPINEISGNESLEYSYELGESVAGYSQTELIINSIYDNNLENNISGCSILIEMSPLWYNELMIKPLGNDCEWVEIIVDNYVDNFVDNLYIRDAVGNTGSFAAADLGEGFLVICDEPESLIANYGLTASQVIESEQLPGMNNEGDILYLEDEWGTLLDMVEYGALAGNEEGISWERINPLSDDSDWGHCISESGQTAGYANSLMQGMIDLALDLKGVNLQEEYLEHHLLVTSAGIEQVDDAELVISWQVFSGGNYGSYSENIIIDSDSLEIVINTELPGSGFYEYTYQLEVEGDTDLSNNVVVNYFNQGSLGWVINEIMYHPKAGEPEWLELKRNVGYGMADNLWVIVDDDSCEIAAAGEYVIVTGSESDVEEMWGLYGEDLEISEGLKRLTDSGCEIGIKDMYGNIIELFSYDPDWNQSIQGVSIERVNPLLPASEDNWSRSVSECTPGEANSIYTELPVTGSKLTITPEVFCPRDGEHTVISYQNSENLNLVRIAIYDLKGRKICKLVDHEYQGANGYYIWDGRNEAGKIVKMGIYIILFETSAAGNIKVEKKTVVVKR
- a CDS encoding YifB family Mg chelatase-like AAA ATPase — its product is MYGKTVSYAIQGINAKPVVVEADIKGGTNKFSIVGLPSNSIKESKDRVWSAIKNSGFRFGSHNYTVNLAPADVKKEGVSLDLPIAVSVLLAEHQIRISRKGVYVLVGELSLDGELRAVRGVLSIATACFADKVEGIIVPWENAREAAIIDGLRVYPGTHLREVTEFLEGKIEIEPYQIDRDKIFAEESENILDMYDVKGQYHVKRALEVAAAGGHNILMIGPPGSGKTMLAKCFPTILPDLTINEALETTKIHSVSGLVDSKTGIIRRRPYRSPHHTISDIALIGGGSYPKPGEVSLAHNGVLFLDELPEFKKSVLEVLRQPLEDEVVTISRATQSLEFPAKFMLVASMNPCPCGYYGSSIEGHSCSCSVANIQRYRAKISGPLLDRIDIHVEVPAVRYKDLSSLPDGEKSEIIKKRVNLSRQLQLTRFQAENIYSNSQMNPKLIRKYCKLNPDCQELVKTAMERMGLSARAFDRIKKVARTIADLEGSHNIEANHVAEAIQYRSLDRKFWSS